A single window of Candidatus Abyssobacteria bacterium SURF_5 DNA harbors:
- the clpP gene encoding ATP-dependent Clp endopeptidase proteolytic subunit ClpP yields the protein MPLIIPRIVEQDARGEKGWDIISRLLKDRIIFIGETIDEWVAQLIIAQLLYLEAEDPEKDIYLYVNSPGGYVTAGLAIYDTMQFIRANVSTICIGQAASMGALLLAAGASGKRYALPYARILIHQPLGGARGQATDIEIQAREILKIREIINEIFVRHTGQTLQRIQSDTERDFYMSAEEAKNYGIIDEVLTKPVTK from the coding sequence ATGCCGTTAATCATACCTCGCATTGTCGAACAGGACGCTCGAGGCGAAAAGGGCTGGGATATCATCTCGAGGCTGCTCAAGGATCGCATCATCTTCATTGGGGAGACGATTGATGAATGGGTCGCCCAACTGATCATCGCCCAGCTTTTGTATCTGGAGGCGGAAGACCCTGAAAAAGACATCTATTTATATGTAAACAGCCCGGGCGGCTATGTGACGGCCGGCCTGGCGATTTACGATACGATGCAATTCATCCGCGCGAACGTATCGACCATCTGTATCGGTCAGGCGGCGAGCATGGGAGCGCTTCTGTTAGCCGCGGGCGCGAGCGGGAAGCGGTACGCTCTCCCCTACGCCCGGATTCTCATCCACCAGCCGCTGGGCGGAGCGCGCGGGCAAGCCACGGACATAGAGATTCAGGCACGCGAGATTCTGAAGATCAGGGAGATCATCAACGAGATTTTCGTGCGACACACAGGGCAGACCCTGCAGAGAATCCAGTCCGACACGGAACGCGACTTTTACATGTCGGCCGAAGAAGCGAAGAACTACGGCATCATCGATGAAGTGTTGACGAAGCCGGTGACGAAATAG